GGATGTCTTTTTCTAATCTTGAACAGCTGTCAGTCCTGAAGTGGTTATCACACTACCTCGCCCCGAGAGTACAAAACTTAACGAAAATGTCTGAAATATGCCCCAAGATTTCGGCAATGAGCACATTTCATTAGAATACCAGTTCTCAACCATCTGTCGTTGCTATTTCTTTCTCCTAGAAGCACCTGTAGAAACACCCACCCTACCAAGTAAAgagcagaaacagaaacagaaagagaaagagaacaggggATTGTTCGGCTTATTCAGGAGAATTAAGAAGAAACCAGAAAAGGTAATTTGTTTTACTCTTCCACAGCTTAGCTTTACCATCGAATGTAAGCGCTGTGTAAGAAGTAGAGTTTAGACTTTGACTAGATCTGTGAATGCAGTTGTTTTTTTTCCTCAGCCGTGCTAGATTTGAGTGCGTGGTAGGATTTCAGTGTACACCGATAAAGCTTAgtgatgtgttttttttgttgctgtggTCGTCTTCTAAAGGGTCTCTCAGTGAGTGCCCCGGCCTCGCGTGGTCTGAAAAACCAGCGGGTGGCCAGCATCAGCATGAACTCCCTGGGTATCCACTCCTCCAACACCCTGCCCATGGACAACACCATGGTCAAGAAAAGACGGGCACCCATGCCCCCCATGGCAGGCTCCGAAAGTGTCCCTGCTAACCTCAACGTCCAGCCGGTGAGTGACTGGTGGTTAGGGAGTCGGATTTAGGGGTGTCTCTCGATACTCTTTCATGGTTTCCTTTGCTTGTTTGCTTTGTTAAGCCtgcatgaaacacagcccttattttaagtgtttcaaAAATCCCCTATTGGAagaacaattggaaccatttccttgtttgaccggtAGGTTTTTTATGGGTATTATTAcaccactgtggggctctatatgTGAAAAGACAGGGGAGGCTTCCACCATATTGACTTCACCTGATCTGATTACCTGATTATGCCTTGCGAATTTAGTGGTTATAGAGAAAAGGACACAAGAAAAGGAAGCATGTTAATTCTATTGAGACTCAGCCGTAGACTTTAAACTTTAACTAGTGGTTCCAAGCTATTGTTCCCTGACCACAGTGAGAATGTAAGGTAGATTTAGAGGATCCTGGGTTAAACCGTTATTTGTTTCTGGTGTTTTCCAGTTGACCTCTAGGAAGAAGAGGAGAGCCCCCCCGCCACCCCCCTGTGCCCCCCCACCACCATCCTCCTGTGTTAACACCCACAAAGGAGCACCCCAGGACACTGAGATCAAAGGTCAGTCATATTGAATCACTAGTTCAGTCATATTGAATCACTAGAATCACTAATCTGAATGGACTCTCAGTGTTGTAATATTGAGTTAAGAACTTTGATGGCGTGGGGGCGGGTCTGCATACCCAACTCATACCCCCccctgaaattctacacattttaccatagGGTGGTGgcaattgtttttttaaatatgataACTGCTGATCAGTGGTACCCACCCCAGTCAGTAATTCCACCATGCTTACTACAAGTTTATATGCCTAGctgctagactaatttaccaattaaaaaatgaaatgctgacgtgtgctaattgagtgactgctgatgcacaaacGCACTTTGTGTatcctattattattattctaactctcaacagtaagttgagaccctgactgatttccttttttGAAATAGCTCCGCGGCCGTACAAAAGGGCTCATGGGCTGctagttgcccatccctgagttAGAGGGGAGGCTCATGGGCTGctagttgcccatccctgagttAGAGGGGAGGCTCATGGgctgccagttgcccatccctgagttAGAGGGGAGGCTCATGGgctgccagttgcccatccctgagttAGAGGGGAGGCTCATGGgctgccagttgcccatccctgagttAGAGGGGAGGCTCATGGgctgccagttgcccatccctgagttAGAGGGGAGGCTCATGGgctgccagttgcccatccctgagttAGAGGGGAGGCTCATGGgctgccagttgcccatccctgagttAGAGGGGAGGCTCATGGgctgccagttgcccatccctgagttAGAGGGGAGGCTCATGGgctgccagttgcccatccctgagttAGAGGGGAGGCTCATGGgctgccagttgcccatccctgagttAGAGGGGAGGCTCATGGgctgccagttgcccatccctgagttAGAGGGGAGGCCCATGTAGAATCATGTGCTGCATATGGTGTCTCACCTGTCCTCTAGTGGTCAATATTTTAGTGGGCTCTTTCTGTTGACTCATTCCCCTGTCTGACTTGATTGTCCTGCTTGGCTGTTGGTTCTCCTTGGCAGTGGTGTTCGCCTTTTAGGCTGTTAATCACCGATTAGGGCTCCCGGTAGCTGGTACTTCTCAGTCCTGGCACCTGAGCAGGATTGTAGACCACTGTTCTAAGCAGTGTCCCCTTCTTTCTCCCCTGCAGACGGCGAGTGAGAGCTGCgtcctcctttcctcttcctctgtgctgctcctcctgctccttctgCTCCACTCTCCTCTTGTCCCCGTGGTGAACgattcttcctcctctccaccgtGTTGGTTTTTTGAACTGTCATGCTTGTAGTCTTATAGTCTTATAAGctcttatttattttatttctgttttgttgaTTTTGTTAGTGTGTTGTGCTTTTACCGCCTTGTAACCTTTTTGTTTCCTTTCTCTGCGTTTTAGATGGTAGGTTCCTCAGCACAGTAACACAGCTTTGTTTCCTGCCACATAACTGTGCCTTCGAAAGAGAcgctacaatacaatacacacatcaGTGTAAATGACGTACACTAGTTCACTTTTGAATGAAACCATGACGGGGATTAGGTTTTATTGTCTCCAACGTGTCTTTTCtgtcttctttgttgtttttctgtTCCTCAATTGACATGTTTTCTACCATTCACCTCTTTCTTTTCAATCAGTTTTATAGTTTAAACTACATCGGTTGAGGAGATCATGTTTTCTAAGTCAGACGTAGGTTGCTATTccttgtgcaaatgtattaatttTGATTTGAATAAAGTGCTTTGATGAACTTGTTTTGTCAGAAACTGGGCCGTCTGTATTTTTTGAAATGAGTTACAATCACCTTAGTAGTCATTTCAATCAGAATCTAATCTACGATCATCTTTGCACCCTTATTTCCTATATTGCAATACTCAGTTACTCAAACAACCAGCCATTCTCTATTCTAGATTAACCTAACATTCTAACAGTTTCTCTGTCTTTACAGGGAAGGGAGTATCACTTTACACActggaggagatgggagagtgtgaggaggacCTGGACTCCACATCCTCATCCCCAAACATCTCCAGCCCTTTGACTCAGCCCCGAGTGCCCCCCACTCCCCCTTCTACCCCATCCACTACCTCTTGTCCCTCTAGCACCTTTCCACCTTCCGATCTctaccatccctctcctctctgccctccctcctctcccaccatagGGAAGACACTAACCCCTTTCCTGCTTTGTCAAACCAGGGCCAACCTCAAGCATCCTTCGTTCCCAACCCTAAGACCTGTCAACTCCACCAACGGAGGGTCCCCTGTGTCCTTGACACAGTCGGGTGGAAGTAAGGGATTCAGTCCCCTCTCTTTACTCCAACTCAAGACCAAGGCCCCTGGTGAGGCTTGGAGGAGTCCCGGTCTGAGGGAGGGGTTGACCACCTTCACCGTGGTGCCCCGAGGGCAGTCACTGATAGGGCACAGGGGCTTGGAGGCGGACCTGACCCTGGCGAAGACCCAGGCCTTAGACCCAGCACAAACCATTGATGAACCCTCTAATGGTGTTGCTGAGCCTGGGTTGGAGCACCACCGGACAATGAAGAAGACACCTGTATTGCTGGAGAGGTCAGTGGTTGAGGCATCCACCCCAGAGCCTGATATGGATTCTAAACTTTCTCCTCCAGGGTTTCCAGAAGGTTCTACTGACTGGGTCATCAGTCCTCCAACCGTGTCTAGTCCTAGCGAGCTTTACCAGACCGCACCAAATTCACCAGTGGTAGTCAAGCAGGAGAGTTCAGAGGTTGAGGCCCAGGAGGAGTCCGAATCACCCACAGACAGTGTAGATTCAGAACTACAGAAAAGTCTAGAGGTAGAAGTCCTAGAGGAGTCAGATTCACTCTCAGAGATACCCAACCCATACGCAGCTGACCTGTTGGCCCACACCAATGGAATACCTGGAGATGAGGTGACCTCAACTCCTGAACTACTAGAGAGCAGAGGATCGTTCCGGAAGCTCAGTCTGGTGATGGAGGCCGAAGAGGACCGTTTCTgtttccctccaccccctccccctgTGTGCTATGAtaaggaggtggaggagacagAGCCAACCCAGTTACGATTGAGGCCTCCTGGGGGAAGAAATCACCGCCCTCCCTCTtatcctccctcttctcttcctacGCTGAGTCGTTCCTTCTGtgaaccagcagagggagacaatCAGACTAACGCCCCTTCACCCAAACCATACGTGCCTGCAGCCAAAACCCTGGCCAGGAAAACCGGCATCCCCTCCTGCTTTGCCCAGGCTGTGGCTCTAGCAGTCCGTAAGTCTCAGTCCTCCCGAAGGCCAGCACCAGACTTGCTTCCCGCCTGTTCCTCCCATTCCGGTTCCTCACCCTCCTCTGCCTTACCGCGAACCAATGTGGTGAGTGATGATTTTGACCTGCGTTGACACAGTGATGACATGCTGGCAAAATTTACCATTGTAGCAACTGGATTGGACCAACAACTGAACCATTGGTTACCCCTATCATACTACGATGTGGTTGCTTCTATACATAAAGTTGCCATTCTTAACTTTCATGATCTCTCTCTGTGAACCTCATATGTTCCACAGGTGAACTCTTTACACCAGTAGAGGCTGGTGGGAGTGGAATGGAATGGGGTCAAACatgttttccatgtgtttgataccattccattaattccattcctcctcctataggtcatcccaccagcctccactgctttaCACAGGAAAGAAGGGAAGGGCATATCTTTATGTGAGTGTGTACATTTTACAGtggtattttttttctctctggaaAGACGTCATTTGTTACATTAAATGGCGACCTACGCCTTTCTAAACAGTCCTGCCAGGCTGGTATTCTTCTGAGACACCTTGGTGTTTGTCTGTTATCTTTATGTGGTATATGGCCCTGTGGAATACCTCTGTGGACACGCTCACACTCTGTGTGACCTGGTGGAGGAAGGACTTCATCTAAACTGGTGATATTTGTGTCTCTTGTCCCACAGGGGCCATAATGGCTTCTTAGTAAATCTGTGAATGGAAGTTCCTGTTTAGAGTGAGGCGACTGCAGTGAAGTAGTAGTAGTCGGCCACCACATAGTCACATGACCTCCAAGTGGACCCCACTTATAGGAACCCAGGCCCCTTGTTTTGCACGGGGAGTCAGCACGTTATAGAAACGTTTATCCAAGACTTCATCCAAGAGTTTGGTTAGTGTACAGGTCATTTTATGTTcactgaatgtttgtttttttgaatCATGCTACCTGTATTAACCGGAGGCAGTGCTGCCTTATGTTATTAAGATGTTTGACTTACAAATGAGCCAACAGGAAACTCCATGTACAAAAATGTATATCCCATAAATACTGTACTACCAAGGTCAAATAAGAAATGCATCGTCATTTCTTATTTGACCTTGGTAGTACAGTATTTATGGGATATACATTTTTGTACATGGAGTTTCCTGTTGGCTCATTTGTGTTGAAATGTGCCAAAACCGAGATTAAATCATATGTAATCTCTCATTTTATtttgataatttttttttttctgtcaatTTCCTTCTACGTATCACACCTTTTCTGAGTGAATAATTTTTTCCCAGACATCATTACTATATAATATAAAAATGATCAACCATAATCAACTAAGGTGTGTTGCTTTTTTTTGCCACTGGAGAGCAGGAGCACACTTCACAAATAAGTAATGTACAGAACCTCTGAGTGAGCTGTTTTGTGATCCACACTTGATAAATTAATAGCATTGACATATCCCGATATTTAAGAAGAGCATCAATTATACATTTTCTTTGTCTTTACTggttatacttttttttttttaaatgcattagTGTGTTTCAGTTCAAGCCTTGTTTTTATTGTCCATAATTGAGTTATGGTTGGTATTTGACAAGGATATTCTACCGGGAGCTATGTGTAGAACGTTGATGGAAGATAATGCACATGATGTGAAAAATAATGTCCTTGTTATGCATTCTATGTTGTTCAGAGTGCAACACTACAGAATAAACTGAGAATATACAGTGTTAAATCTTGTACTGTTGACATATTGTACCTCTGCCCGAAGGCTGCACTGTGTAACAGTATGGATGGGTGCTGAGTGCATCCACAGTATATTGATTCAGCTCTGGCCTTAGAGACAGCCGGCAAGCAGCAGTTGCTACATACAGTCAGACCTAGCCAGAGCAGATGCAGCCTGTGGTTAAAGCCTCTTACTACCATACCAGGGCAGAGGGCTGGGATACAGTCCTCGCCTCTAGCTTCATCCTTTTCACCAcctgagaaggagggagggagggagggggggggggggggtgacgggAGGTGACCTCTGACCCTATTGTGTTTCCACGGTGATCCCCCGGAGGATGTGTCCTGGCCCTCAAGGGCAGCGGCGATGTCATGCGGCCGTTGTCATGGAGAATGCCATTATCGCCCCTAAGGGAGAGTCACGTCTCaaaggtagagagacacacacccacacacacatgctgaaGCTACCTAAAGATATCCAGTACAAGTGACAACTCTGGCATTCTCCTTCTTGTGATGAAAGGTTGCATTTCAAACTGGGCTATGAtgttatacactacatgaccaaagtatgtggacacctgcttgttgaacatctcattctaaactcatgggcattaatatggagtttgcctctccctttgctgctataacagcctccactcttcagggaaggcttcccactagatgttggaacattgctgcggggacttgcttcaattcagccacgagcattagtgggatcgggcactgatgttggtcgattaggcctggctcgcagtcggtgttccaattcatcccaaaggtgtttgatggagttaaggtcagggctctgtgcaggccagtcaagttcttacacaccgatctcaacaaaacatttctgtatagaACTCGCTCTGCGCACgagggaattgtcatgctgaaacaggaaagggccttccccaaactgttgcctggaagttggaagcacagaattgtttagaatgtcattgtatgctgtagcgttaagatttcccttcactggaactaaggggcctagcccgaaccttgcaaaacagccccagaccattatttctccttcgccaaattttacagttagcactatacatttgggcaggtagcgttctcctggcatccgccaaatccagatttgtctgtcggacagccagatggtgaagcgtgattcatcatgtttctactgctccagagtccaatggcgactaGCTTTACACcgctccagccaacgcttggcattgcatgggcttgtgtgcggctgctcggctgctcggccatggaaattcatttcatgaagctaccgacgaacagttattgtgctaacgttgcttccagaggcagtttggaactaggtagtgagtgttgcaaccaaggacagacaatttttacgcgcttgcgcttcagcactctgcggccccgttctgtaagcttgtgtggcctaccacttagcggcagagccgttgttactcctagacgttgccacttcccaataacagcacttatagtttaccagggcagaaatgtgacaaactgacttgttggaaaggtggcatgctatgacggtgccacgttgaaagtcactgagctcttcagtaaggccattctgctggcaatgtttgtctatggagattgcatgacggTGTGCtggatgttatacacctgtcagcaacaggtgtggctgaactagatgaatccactaatttgaaggggtgtccacatacgtttgtattTATAGTGTTTCGTGTCAGATGCCTTGAACATCTGCATAATAATGAGGGAAACCTTTGAGGTTACAACATACTGTTAATGTAGGATCATATAGTGTCAGTCACATTAGAGATTGAATTAATAAAGCCTTTGATTAAGCAGGGCCTTTTTAGATCAAattaaatcaagctttatttatacagcacatttcagacatgaacGCAACACAATGCACTTCAcgggaaaaaaaaacattaattcaAAACTGAAATAGGAGGATAAAATAAAGAATAACAAAGACTGAACAACTAAAAAGCACCCTTAGGTAAAGCAAAACTAAAAAGATCTCTTTTAAATTATGTCTATAGTTTcagcccccctcaggttctctggcaggctattccagagacTGTGGAGGCATAATAACAAAAGGATGCCTCTCCATActtcttggtcctaggctttggggaCAGAAAACCTGAGGGACCATCTGGGTACATAACTTAATAgtatgtctgacatgtattggggtgcacaattGTGGATTGATATAAAAACCCtcaggcagccagtgcagagactttaaaactgatgtgatgtgtgctctacgtctggtcttggtcagtacccgggctgcagagttctgtatgttttgcagttgaccaatggctttcttgggcagaccagacaggagagcattgcagtagtctgcttgtaataaaagcatggaaagagtttctctgtatcagcctgagagagaaacagccacACCTTGGAAATATTCCTCAGGTGGTcaaaagctattttggtcacattcctaatgtgtgatttgaaattgagttcaggttcTAAAATGACACCTAGGTTTTGTACCTGGTGTTTCACCTTCATTGCCCGTAAATTAAAATGTGAGCCAAATTCTCTCTAATAATTGGCTCCAATAATAAGTATCTCagtcttgtcttgatttagctggaggaagttgtgagccatccagGTATTTAACtcactaatacagtctaataCTTTATCTGTGGAGCTAAAATACTCTGGTGACAAGGAAATGTAAAGCTGTGTATCGTCTGTgtagcagtgaaaatcaatgctGTGCTTTAACCTTATGTCCATCAACATATGAATGTAACAACCTTttacattttcaaatcaaataaatcatTCATTTTTATGATTATATATTATCTCATTTTCTTTTTCCTCTGCAATTCTCATTGTCAAAAATACAAGCAAAAGCCTGGATGGAGTGAAGGAGTCGCTTTACATCAATGGTGCAAATGATCTGGATAATTGATTGATCTCAAACTCACACCAGAGTGCCCCCTTCACATAGGGAAGAGCAGGAAGCCACTGAAGGTGCTGTAGTTACTCGACTTTTCATCATAGAGCTCCTGATTTACTGGGAGACGCATGTAGACCACATCCCCGGCCTCCAGCTCTAGAGTCAACGCATTAGACAAGAACCTATTACGCCCATTGTCATTGTTCTGGTGATTGAACATGACACTCTTGTCGTTGTGGTAAATATAGGCACCTATGGACTGTGGACCCTTGAGACCCATGGCAGTGAATCTGATGTAGTAGAGTCCTCTCACTGGTGCTGTGAAGACACCTGCATCAGAGGAGAGTCAAATACGTTAACAGACTGTCACAGACACTGTTAGCAATGCTGGAATAGCTGGTTGTCTACATGTTTTTATATGGGATAAAGATGACACAATTACAATGCATGTGTACACCTGCCTGATAGCAGATGTCTAATGTGAACATGATCTGATCCCAGGTCACATTTGAATACAAAGTGAAAAGGGGGTCTTAGAATGTTCAAAACCTGTATTTGGGTTGTAGGCCTTGCCGATGTTGGTGATGACCCTTCTGTATACTAGTGTGGTGATACTATTAAAGGGTCCTACATGTCCATCGTTAGTCAAACCAGCAGAGAAGGCCACCTTTGGTCTGTCTATGAACACAGAGGAGGGAATTCAAATCACTGAttaaagacaaaaacaaacatgGTAAAATGCATAATATGGTTCTGATGAAGACGAAAATCACCTTAAAAAAACATAGAAATGAAATCCTAACGAAAGGTTTAAGTGAAAAACAAAGATGCAATCTGCGACATTTATCATATTACGAACGCATTCGGCCATGGAGCAAAATATAAAAAACGCTTTGATTCGCCAACAGCCCAACAGCCATTCCATTAGATTACAAGCATGTGCAATcgtaggcctacagtacatgcACCATGGAGTTTACCTGCATTCTCTCTCCTCAGCTTCTCCACCATCCCCTCGCTGGCATTCAGTCTGGCCTCTAAAGCTACCATTACAAAAAGACAGATTAGTCAAATGATGCTTAAACTCTCTGTTTTAAGCAGAATGATTTCAtatatccaggctgcatcacatccggccgtgattgggagtcccatagggtggcgcacaattggctcagcttTGGccgagtttggccggggtaattgtaaataagaatttgttcttaactggcttgcctagaaaataaaggttcaataaaaaataaatatatgtgaCTGAACTCAGGAAGGTGAGCTAAGTACAGACTCAGACTTGAAGCTAAGTACAGACTTAGCTTCAAAGTGGCATATAATATGATATAATTACGTTATGCTTCTTTGATATTTGATAAACCTGTTATTACAATTTGGAGACAAGTAGGAGGCAAAAGTGCCCTTGAATGATTTTCACACTTTCTAGAGGGCTCTTTTTTTGTTTACGCCCATTCAGCCTTGTTCACACCTTCTTAGGCCTTCGCCCCACCCATCTTTTTAAGAATTCACATGGAAACGAATGAGTCAGCGTGGCGTCGTCCTCCAGGAAGTAGTCTATTATCCCCCTCCTTTATCTCAAACATGGGATCCTGCCTTTCTCCCTACATAGCTCCGTGCTTTCTCCTTGACGAAACTAGGGTCATCATTTAGCAGATCCCAGACACTTTTGTAATTAAAGCACATGAAagttcagggaagttaggaaaaGGCAACAAACGCCTACGATCCAGAATCCGGTCACATTGATTTACCTGTGTTCCCATTCTCACTGTCTGTCACTCTGGCCTCCAGGGCTAAAATATGAAGTGAGTTCATATGAGAAATAAGCATAAATAAACGGTCTATAAACAGTTTTCATGGACAAttttacaaatacagttttattcaTGACCCTTTCTTTCTAACGATATACAACTGATGTTGGTGGACAAATGACATTACCTGCATTCATTCTCTGCAGCTCCTCCACCTCCCTTTCACTGGCACTCAGTCTGGCGCCCATGGCTAGAATTACGAGAAAATGTAAGATCATGATCCTCCTCTAATCTGACCTCATTATAACAAATTAATTTGTGTTACAAAACAAAACAGGCCTCTACCCATGTTCTGTTCTTTCAagtcctccacctctctctcaattaatttgtcatttatttatttttacttcagtttattttagtaaatactttcttaaccaacaatgtagttttaagaaaattgttaagggcttgtaagtacgcatttccctgtaaggtctgttgtattcggcgcatgtgacaaatacaatttgatttgatttttgatttgactCAGTCTGGTCCCCATAGCTGGATTTATGGAAACAAAACAATTCTCACAAACATGTTCATCCTGCACTGAAACGAGGTCATAATGAACCAAATTCCATAAATACCAGCATTCTCACTCTCCAGTCTGGCCTCAGCTCCTCTGCTCCTTTTTTCTCTCCACCTTCTTTCCACTTGTTTCTCCATGTTCCTCAGCTTCTGTCTCTGCTCCAAAACCACGGTTCCCAAGTTATCCACCATGTCTCTAAGCTCCTCTACCTCGCCCCAGATATCAGGGGTTGTGATGGTCTGGCCGGTCGTCTGCTTGCTAGTCGTCTCTGTATCTTCAGTCCCGTGGCTCTCTACCaaactctctctgtcccctccactTTCTCCCTGAGTCCATGTCCCAGACGGACAGAGCAGCAACACCAGCAGAGCTACAGCACCCCTCATTCTGAAACGACACCTCTTCAGAAATAACGCAGCCTGTGAGGCTCACTACAGGCAAAAAAAAGCAGTGAACCACTGCCTGAGAAGTGTTTCACATGTTTCTGACGTAATGTGTACAAAGTAATGTCAAGGATCCTACTGAAGAATTCAAGGTGAGCTGGCTGCCTTTTTAATCTGAGACACTGCAAGGTTGTGGGAGAACAGAACCTGTTATTTGGTTGAAGGTCTTTCTTTATCTCCA
The DNA window shown above is from Oncorhynchus mykiss isolate Arlee chromosome 18, USDA_OmykA_1.1, whole genome shotgun sequence and carries:
- the LOC110495795 gene encoding proline-rich protein 36 isoform X4, translated to MLSRDSPEIESSLRLWSRLDPWGRSMEEKEENPLEREHTLAVVLPGGLEKMATVHGSKPVMDLLVTLCAQYHLNPSDFTMELQSANRNDISFKPSTLIGAMEPHRILLKPKGGEEKIKRPYVPEVTVRLLINYKKNHKAVVRVNPRVPLEQLLPAVCEKCEFDLESTIFLRANDSEGPLNLSRSLDDYGLRELYAKNMAEAPVETPTLPSKEQKQKQKEKENRGLFGLFRRIKKKPEKGLSVSAPASRGLKNQRVASISMNSLGIHSSNTLPMDNTMVKKRRAPMPPMAGSESVPANLNVQPLTSRKKRRAPPPPPCAPPPPSSCVNTHKGAPQDTEIKGKGVSLYTLEEMGECEEDLDSTSSSPNISSPLTQPRVPPTPPSTPSTTSCPSSTFPPSDLYHPSPLCPPSSPTIGKTLTPFLLCQTRANLKHPSFPTLRPVNSTNGGSPVSLTQSGGSKGFSPLSLLQLKTKAPGEAWRSPGLREGLTTFTVVPRGQSLIGHRGLEADLTLAKTQALDPAQTIDEPSNGVAEPGLEHHRTMKKTPVLLERSVVEASTPEPDMDSKLSPPGFPEGSTDWVISPPTVSSPSELYQTAPNSPVVVKQESSEVEAQEESESPTDSVDSELQKSLEVEVLEESDSLSEIPNPYAADLLAHTNGIPGDEVTSTPELLESRGSFRKLSLVMEAEEDRFCFPPPPPPVCYDKEVEETEPTQLRLRPPGGRNHRPPSYPPSSLPTLSRSFCEPAEGDNQTNAPSPKPYVPAAKTLARKTGIPSCFAQAVALAVRKSQSSRRPAPDLLPACSSHSGSSPSSALPRTNVGP